From one Amia ocellicauda isolate fAmiCal2 chromosome 17, fAmiCal2.hap1, whole genome shotgun sequence genomic stretch:
- the drg2 gene encoding developmentally-regulated GTP-binding protein 2: protein MGILEKISDIEKEIARTQKNKATEYHLGLLKAKLAKYRSQLLEPSKSAGAKGEGFDVMKSGDARVALIGFPSVGKSTFLSLMTSTASEAASYEFTTLTCIPGVIEYKGANIQLLDLPGIIEGAAQGKGRGRQVIAVARTADVVIMMLDATKGDVQRELLEKELESVGIRLNVAKPNIYFKPKKGGGLSYNSTVPLTQCSEKLVQLILHEYKIFNAEVLFREDSSPDEFIDVIVGNRVYMPCLYVYNKVDQISMEEVDRLARRPNSVVISCGMKLNLDYLLETLWEYLALICIYTKKRGERPDFTDAIIMRRGASVEHVCHRIHRTLASQFKYALVWGTSTKYSPQRVGLTHIMEHEDVIQIVKK, encoded by the exons ATGGGGATCCTGGAGAAGATATCGGACATCGAGAAGGAGATCGCACGGACGCAGAAAAACAAAG CAACGGAGTACCATCTGGGGTTGCTGAAAGCCAAGCTTGCGAAGTACAGATCCCAGTTGCTGGAGCCCTCCAAATCAGCCGGGGCCAAAGGGGAGGGCTTCGATGTCATGAAATCTGGAGATGCCAGAGTGGCGCTTATCGGGTTCCCCTCTGTGGGAAAG tCCACATTTCTCAGTCTAATGACATCTACTGCCAGTGAAGCTGCCTCTTATGAATTCACAACTTTGACCTGCATCCCTGGTGTTATTGAG TATAAAGGAGCCAACATTCAGCTATTGGATTTGCCTGGTATCATTGAAGGTGCCGCACAAG GAAAGGGTAGAGGGAGGCAAGTCATTGCTGTTGCCAGGACTGCTGATGTTGTCATAATGATGCTGGACGCCACAAAAGGAGATGTTCAGAG GGAATTGTTGGAAAAGGAGTTGGAATCTGTAGGAATTAGACTCAACGTGGCAAAACCTAACATATATTTCAAG CCCAAGAAGGGTGGAGGACTCTCCTACAACTCCACAGTCCCCCTGACCCAGTGCTCTGAAAAACTTGTACAGCTCATTCTACACGAGTACA AAATCTTCAATGCGGAGGTTTTGTTCAGGGAAGACAGCAGTCCTGATGAGTTCATCGATGTGATCGTTGGGAACAGAGTTTACATGCCTTGCTTATAT GTGTACAATAAAGTCGATCAAATCTCCATGGAAGAGGTAGACCGTTTGGCCAGAAGACCAAATAGTGTGGTCATCAG CTGTGGAATGAAACTAAATCTAGATTACCTTCTGGAGACGTTGTGGGAGTACCTGGCACTTATCTGCATCTACACAAAGAAGAGAGGAG AGAGGCCAGATTTCACTGACGCAATCATCATGAGGAGAGGAGCTTCTGTAGAACATGTG TGCCATCGAATTCATAGGACGCTAGCAAGCCAGTTCAAGTACGCTCTGGTGTGG GGAACAAGCACAAAGTACAGTCCTCAAAGGGTTGGGCTGACGCACATCATGGAGCACGAAGATGTCATCCAGATTGTGAAGAAATAA